In Penaeus monodon isolate SGIC_2016 chromosome 8, NSTDA_Pmon_1, whole genome shotgun sequence, one DNA window encodes the following:
- the LOC119576258 gene encoding histidine-rich glycoprotein-like has protein sequence MIRGVILIAACLAAVAALPIEPNENRMAYVMDNMTAIWKEIAEIHQDINLHLHGGHQEQNHDKIVKEVEMLLHEHEAHHLHHQHQGHEDHHNEELLQHLEDTHGHGHEDDHHDDHLHHDHDHHEHHHHDHHDVHDHHEDHHHEDDHHDDHQHEEHHEDDHHDDHQHEEHHEDDHHDDHQHEEHHEDDYHDDHQHEEHHEDDHHDDHQHEKHHEDDHHDDHQHERHHKDDHHHDHQHEEHHHDHHQEDDHDSHGLHEKM, from the exons ATGATACGCGGTGTTATTCTCATCGCGGCGTGTCTGGCGGCGGTGGCTGCTCTGCCCATTGAACCAA ATGAGAACAGAATGGCGTATGTAATGGATAACATGACAGCCATTTGGAAAGAGATAGCGGAGATTCACCAGGATATCAACCTCCACCTCCACGGCGGCCACCAGGAACAAAACCACGATAAG ATCGTAAAGGAGGTGGAAATGCTCCTCCATGAGCATGAAGcgcaccatcttcaccatcaacaCCAAGGACACGAGGATCACCATAACGAGGAGTTGCTACA ACACTTAGAAGACACTCACGGACACGGGCATGAGGACGACCATCACGACGACCATCTCCATCACGATCATGACCACCATGAACACCATCACCATGACCACCACGATGTCCACGACCACCATGAAGACCACCACCATGAGGACGATCACCACGACGACCACCAGCATGAGGAGCACCATGAGG acgacCATCACGACGACCACCAACACGAAGAACACCATGAAGACGACCACCACGACGACCACCAGCACGAAGAACACCATGAGGACGACTACCACGACGACCACCAGCATGAGGAGCACCATGAGGATGACCATCACGACGACCACCAGCACGAAAAGCACCATGAGGACGACCACCACGACGACCATCAGCACGAAAGGCACCATAAAGACGACCACCACCACGATCATCAGCATGAAGAGCATCATCACGACCACCACCAAGAAGACGACCACGATTCTCACGGTCTGCACGAAAAAATGTAA
- the LOC119575906 gene encoding histidine-rich glycoprotein-like yields the protein MLLHEHETHHLHHQHQGHEDHHNEELLQHLEDTHGHGHEDDHHDDHLHHKHHDHHEHHHHDHHDDHDHHGDHHHEDDHHDHHDDHHEDRHHDDHHEDNHHDHDDHDHHDDHHHDHDHDVHDHHEEHHHEDDHQHEEHHEDRPPRRPPHEGTKEDDHHDDHQHEEHHEDDHHDDHQHEEHHEDDHHDDHPHEKAHEDDHHDDHQHENTMMTTTTTTTSTKSTIKATTTTGHQHEEHHHDHHPDPHQEDDHDSRSARKNVNENRMAYVMDNMTAIWKEIAEIHQDINLHLHGGHQEQNHDKIVKEVEMLLHEHETHHLHHQHQGHEDHHNEELLQHLEDTHGHGHEDDHHDDHLHHKHHDHHEHHHHHQHEEHHKDNHHDDHQHEEHHEDDHHDDHQHEEHHEDDHHHDHQHEKPMRTTTTTCTSTKTP from the exons ATGCTCCTCCATGAGCACGAAAcgcaccatcttcaccatcagcaCCAAGGACACGAGGATCACCATAACGAGGAGTTGCTACA ACACTTAGAAGACACTCACGGACACGGGCATGAGGACGACCATCACGACGACCATCTCCATCACAAGCATCACGACCACCATGAGCACCATCACCATGACCACCACGATGACCACGACCACCATGGCGACCACCACCATGAGGACGACCATCATGACCACCATGACGACCACCATGAAGACCGTCACCATGACGACCACCATGAAGACAATCACCATGACCACGATGACCACGACCATCATGACGACCATCACCATGACCACGACCACGATGTCCACGACCATCATGAAGAACACCACCATGAGGACGACCATCAGCATGAGGAGCACCATGAGGACCGACCACCACGACGACCACCGCATGAGGGCACCAAAGAGGACGACCACCACGACGACCATCAACACGAAGAACACCATGAAGACGACCACCACGACGACCACCAGCACGAAGAGCACCATGAGGATGACCATCACGACGACCACCCGCACGAAAAAGCACATGAGGACGACCACCACGACGACCACCAGCACGAAAACACCATGATGACGACCACCACGACGACCACCAGCACGAAAAGCACCATAAAGGCGACCACCACCACGGGCCATCAGCATGAAGAGCATCATCACGACCACCACCCCGACCCCCACCAAGAAGACGACCACGATTCACGGTCTGCACGAAAAAATGTAA ATGAGAACAGAATGGCGTATGTAATGGATAACATGACGGCCATTTGGAAAGAGATAGCGGAGATTCACCAGGATATCAACCTCCACCTCCACGGCGGCCACCAGGAACAAAACCACGATAAG ATCGTAAAGGAGGTAGAAATGCTCCTCCATGAGCACGAAAcgcaccatcttcaccatcagcaCCAAGGACACGAGGATCACCATAACGAGGAGTTGCTACA ACACTTAGAAGACACTCACGGACACGGGCATGAGGACGACCATCACGACGACCATCTCCATCACAAGCATCACGATCACCATgagcaccatcaccatcaccagcacgAAGAGCACCATAAGGACAATCACCACGACGACCACCAGCACGAAGAGCACCATGAGGACGACCACCACGACGACCACCAGCATGAGGAGCACCATGAGGAtgaccaccaccacgaccaccagcACGAAAAGCCCATGAGGACGACCACCACGACGTGCACCAGCACGAAAACACCATGA